A genomic segment from Pseudanabaena sp. FACHB-2040 encodes:
- a CDS encoding thioredoxin domain-containing protein has translation MPRQPQTVAIDPREQWQAQQQVVSSVMQSADRNALIGTSPTQGAPEAEIILFEFSDFQCPYCARASLDVKILLDKYDNDVLFVYKHLPLTQIHPEAMPAARAAWAAGQQDRFWIYHDGLFANQARLGEGLYVELAQQIGLDVEQFNRDRTSTASLTAIQRDLQLAQRLQLSITPTFLINDLLMPPGAPLSFFEQTLDQIKEALAARSQPQ, from the coding sequence ATGCCACGACAGCCTCAAACCGTCGCGATCGACCCCAGAGAGCAGTGGCAGGCCCAGCAGCAGGTGGTCAGTAGCGTCATGCAGTCAGCCGACCGCAATGCGCTGATCGGCACCTCCCCGACCCAAGGTGCGCCAGAAGCTGAGATTATCCTGTTTGAGTTCTCAGACTTTCAGTGCCCCTACTGTGCCAGAGCCTCTCTAGACGTGAAAATCTTGCTGGACAAGTATGACAACGATGTCCTGTTTGTCTACAAGCACCTGCCGCTCACCCAAATTCACCCCGAAGCCATGCCTGCTGCCAGAGCCGCTTGGGCAGCGGGCCAGCAGGATCGGTTCTGGATCTACCACGACGGGCTTTTCGCCAATCAAGCCCGCTTGGGAGAAGGGCTCTACGTTGAACTGGCGCAGCAGATCGGGCTAGATGTGGAGCAGTTCAATCGCGATCGCACCAGTACAGCCTCCCTCACCGCTATTCAGCGCGATCTGCAGCTAGCCCAAAGGCTGCAGCTGAGCATCACCCCCACTTTTTTGATCAACGACCTGCTGATGCCGCCAGGGGCTCCCCTCTCCTTTTTCGAGCAGACTCTAGATCAGATAAAAGAGGCACTAGCCGCTAGAAGCCAGCCCCAGTAG
- a CDS encoding ABC transporter permease encodes MSYLTNNFSEVWTLLLQHLRMTGLALLVAIALAVPIALLISRFRWLGIPVMGTLGVLYTIPSLALIIFLVPLFGLNATSVVVAMVIYTQVILVRNLTVGLNSINLAVIEAARGMGMTAWQRWWRVQVPLVLPVFVAGVRIATIVSIAIATIGAKFNAGGLGKLLFDGIQTNRYDKIWAGSIAVALLAFALNALLLWLEKQSNPLRRVKLS; translated from the coding sequence ATGAGCTATTTAACCAACAACTTCAGTGAGGTTTGGACCCTGCTGCTACAGCACCTGCGGATGACGGGACTGGCGCTGCTGGTTGCGATCGCACTTGCCGTCCCCATTGCCCTTTTGATCTCCCGCTTTCGCTGGCTAGGCATTCCCGTCATGGGCACCTTGGGCGTTCTCTACACAATTCCCAGCTTGGCTCTGATCATTTTCCTGGTACCGCTTTTTGGGCTCAATGCTACCTCGGTAGTCGTTGCAATGGTGATCTACACCCAGGTAATTCTGGTGCGTAACCTAACCGTGGGGTTGAACTCAATTAATCTAGCGGTGATAGAAGCTGCCCGAGGTATGGGCATGACCGCTTGGCAGCGGTGGTGGCGGGTGCAGGTACCCCTGGTACTGCCTGTTTTTGTGGCCGGAGTGCGCATCGCCACGATTGTCTCAATCGCCATTGCCACCATCGGCGCAAAGTTCAACGCTGGAGGATTGGGCAAGCTGCTTTTTGACGGCATTCAAACCAATCGCTACGACAAGATCTGGGCTGGTTCAATCGCGGTGGCGCTGCTAGCCTTTGCCCTAAATGCACTGCTGTTGTGGCTAGAGAAGCAGAGCAATCCGCTGCGGCGCGTCAAGCTGTCTTAA
- a CDS encoding ABC transporter ATP-binding protein: MATIQFDQVSLRFPRAPRPAVDRVTCQVSAGELVVILGPSGCGKTTLLKMVNRLYEPTGGAIYLGGTNIRQLKATKLRQQIGYVIQQSGLFPHMTVADNIAVVPKLLGWSKPQIQMRIDELLQLVRLPPAEYRHRYPAQLSGGQQQRVGIARALAGDPATLLMDEPFGAIDAITRTALQDEILRLQRQLKKTILFVSHDVEEALRLADRIIVMREGQIVQFDTPFNLLTQPADSFVYSLLGADDMVRQLGLLRVSSAMIGLPDNYTNGNKPSLSADDSLRDALSLILKTGAQELSVVQDGQPVGLLTLDHIRESALVGDGV; this comes from the coding sequence ATGGCCACCATCCAGTTTGATCAGGTTTCACTGCGGTTTCCTAGGGCACCTCGGCCTGCCGTTGATCGGGTGACCTGCCAGGTCAGTGCTGGAGAGCTGGTGGTGATTTTAGGGCCTTCAGGCTGCGGCAAGACGACCCTGCTGAAGATGGTCAACCGCCTCTATGAGCCGACCGGCGGCGCGATCTACCTGGGCGGTACCAATATTCGCCAGCTCAAGGCCACCAAGCTACGGCAGCAGATTGGCTATGTGATTCAGCAGTCGGGGCTGTTTCCCCACATGACAGTGGCCGACAACATTGCTGTCGTGCCCAAGCTGCTGGGCTGGTCAAAGCCCCAAATCCAAATGCGCATTGATGAGCTGCTACAGCTGGTTCGGCTACCGCCTGCTGAATATCGGCATCGCTACCCGGCGCAGCTCTCGGGGGGGCAACAGCAGCGGGTGGGTATTGCCCGCGCCCTAGCTGGTGACCCAGCTACCCTGCTGATGGACGAACCTTTTGGAGCCATTGACGCCATTACCCGCACGGCGCTGCAAGATGAGATTTTGCGCCTACAGCGGCAGCTGAAAAAAACAATTCTCTTTGTCTCCCACGATGTTGAAGAAGCGCTGCGCTTAGCCGATCGCATCATCGTGATGCGGGAGGGGCAAATTGTCCAGTTCGATACCCCCTTTAATCTGCTGACCCAGCCTGCCGACTCGTTTGTTTACAGCCTGCTCGGCGCAGATGACATGGTGCGTCAGCTAGGGCTATTGCGGGTTTCCTCGGCTATGATTGGCCTCCCTGATAACTACACCAATGGCAACAAGCCCAGTCTCTCCGCCGACGACAGCCTGCGCGATGCCCTCTCGCTGATTCTCAAAACAGGAGCCCAGGAGCTATCGGTTGTTCAAGATGGTCAGCCGGTGGGACTGCTGACCCTCGATCATATTCGCGAGTCAGCCCTAGTTGGGGATGGGGTTTGA
- a CDS encoding glycine betaine ABC transporter substrate-binding protein, whose protein sequence is MKRSRRWFTQVVLGAGAAVAIAACGGGSSEEVVSVGSKDFTEQLIIGEMYALMLEEAGLTVERKLNLGGTPVAQAAMESGEIDLYPEYTGTGLLTVLKLPPSSDQEAVYNTVSEAYREQFNMVWLDPSPMNNTQALAMTEEKAQALDIRSLSDFAGKADQLVLIGPPEFEVREDGLPGIQEAYGNFTVQEYKAVDPGLRYRGLVDGEADVAVAFGTDGEISAFNLVLLEDDRNLFPPYQVAPVVRQEALDANPGIADALNQLSPLLNDEVMQQLNYEVSGNQREPAEVAREFLVNAGLLSE, encoded by the coding sequence ATGAAACGATCACGTCGATGGTTTACCCAAGTGGTGCTAGGGGCAGGGGCAGCGGTTGCGATCGCAGCCTGCGGCGGCGGCAGCAGTGAAGAGGTCGTCAGCGTTGGCTCTAAAGACTTCACTGAACAGCTAATCATCGGCGAGATGTATGCCCTGATGCTGGAAGAGGCTGGGTTGACCGTCGAGCGCAAGCTCAATTTGGGCGGCACCCCTGTAGCCCAAGCTGCAATGGAGAGCGGCGAGATCGATCTCTATCCTGAATACACCGGCACTGGCTTACTCACAGTGCTTAAGCTACCCCCCAGCAGCGATCAAGAGGCGGTCTACAACACCGTTTCAGAGGCCTATCGAGAGCAGTTCAACATGGTCTGGCTCGATCCCTCTCCCATGAACAACACTCAGGCGTTGGCCATGACCGAGGAAAAAGCCCAGGCTCTAGATATTCGCAGCCTCTCTGACTTTGCAGGCAAGGCCGATCAGCTAGTGCTGATTGGTCCCCCTGAATTTGAAGTGCGCGAAGACGGGCTGCCAGGAATTCAGGAAGCCTACGGCAACTTCACCGTGCAAGAGTACAAGGCTGTTGATCCAGGTCTGCGCTATCGGGGGCTGGTAGATGGAGAGGCGGATGTCGCTGTTGCCTTTGGCACCGATGGTGAGATTAGCGCCTTTAATCTGGTTCTTCTCGAAGACGACAGGAACCTGTTTCCGCCGTACCAGGTGGCTCCGGTCGTTCGCCAAGAAGCCCTCGATGCCAACCCCGGTATTGCCGATGCTCTGAACCAGCTTTCGCCCCTGCTCAACGACGAGGTGATGCAGCAGCTTAACTACGAAGTCAGCGGCAATCAGCGGGAGCCTGCAGAAGTCGCCCGCGAATTTTTGGTTAACGCGGGTTTACTGTCAGAATAG
- a CDS encoding DUF2382 domain-containing protein → MPLHRLKDYYPNYRETLANGQMENIDSYSIYTEGGDRVGTAKDLLVDESGRFRYLVVDTGPWIFGKTVLMPIGLAQFDYDKSRIYVNGLSKSQVENLPEYKEDTVVDDKYEEQVRSGYRPVAQGRSSRQFLGNNYAAPNDASVMNPLDTDRGMQPLESSTRGIEETRRVTARQEIAQPTAGLYDQEPSLYGYSEEDNHGPLRLYEERLIAHHQRNKVGEVSVGKRVLTETAEVAETVDKERVVIERHAVTGQAAVPGDHAFDNQEVARMEVYEEEISVEKQPFVREEVNVRKETDHETVRAREQVRREELDIKTEGNPRINQNPSTNQNPRINP, encoded by the coding sequence ATGCCTTTACATCGGCTTAAAGATTATTACCCTAACTATCGCGAAACTCTGGCCAACGGTCAGATGGAAAACATCGACTCCTACTCTATTTATACTGAAGGCGGAGATCGTGTAGGAACTGCTAAGGATCTCCTAGTAGACGAGTCCGGTCGCTTCCGTTATCTAGTTGTTGATACGGGCCCCTGGATTTTCGGCAAAACTGTTTTGATGCCCATTGGGTTGGCTCAATTCGACTATGACAAGAGCCGCATCTACGTAAATGGACTGTCTAAATCTCAGGTTGAAAACCTTCCTGAGTATAAAGAAGATACAGTCGTAGACGACAAATACGAAGAGCAAGTGCGGAGCGGCTACCGACCCGTGGCTCAAGGTCGCTCTAGTCGTCAATTTTTGGGCAACAACTATGCAGCGCCCAATGATGCATCCGTAATGAACCCGCTAGACACAGACCGTGGTATGCAGCCCCTTGAGAGCAGCACTCGCGGCATCGAAGAGACTCGCCGGGTAACCGCTCGTCAAGAGATAGCACAGCCAACAGCTGGCCTCTACGACCAAGAGCCTAGCCTCTATGGTTACAGCGAAGAGGACAACCACGGTCCGCTGCGCCTGTATGAGGAGCGCCTAATTGCTCACCATCAGCGCAACAAAGTTGGTGAAGTTAGCGTTGGTAAGCGGGTTCTGACTGAAACCGCTGAAGTTGCTGAAACCGTGGATAAAGAGCGCGTTGTGATCGAACGGCACGCTGTAACGGGTCAAGCTGCTGTGCCTGGCGACCATGCCTTTGACAACCAAGAGGTTGCTCGCATGGAAGTTTACGAAGAGGAAATCAGCGTTGAGAAACAGCCCTTCGTTCGGGAAGAGGTCAATGTCCGTAAGGAAACTGACCACGAAACCGTGCGGGCCCGCGAGCAGGTGCGTCGTGAGGAACTGGATATTAAAACCGAGGGCAATCCTAGAATCAACCAAAACCCCTCAACTAACCAGAATCCCAGAATCAACCCGTAG
- a CDS encoding DUF2382 domain-containing protein has product MVVQLVGNGQAGTEITIGNNHLKDIDTEQKILHVNLDQQEIIPNAGKGIQLVEERLVVNRKRNKVGEISVRKVIETEIVEVPIRREKLVIEKIGAGEPLMEIGLGETRIQGAGLADGLVSVAGTGSATSTATATASQDLTTSADLPSIREAITFLGSVVKLPAHHCEKVRVVIFLTRAAGLEATAHQFESPETAIQVLSVLDTSLAQQCSTVRLELLLNDEAMVQTYQKWFAGYATR; this is encoded by the coding sequence TTGGTTGTACAGTTAGTTGGCAATGGCCAGGCTGGAACTGAAATTACTATTGGCAACAACCACTTAAAAGACATTGATACGGAGCAAAAAATCCTGCACGTTAACCTTGACCAGCAGGAGATTATTCCCAACGCAGGTAAAGGCATCCAGCTTGTAGAAGAGCGGCTAGTAGTTAACCGCAAGCGCAATAAGGTCGGTGAGATCAGTGTGCGCAAAGTGATAGAAACAGAAATCGTTGAAGTGCCCATCCGGCGAGAGAAGCTGGTTATTGAGAAGATTGGCGCTGGCGAGCCCCTGATGGAGATCGGCCTAGGAGAAACCCGAATTCAGGGAGCCGGCCTTGCGGACGGTCTTGTCTCTGTGGCCGGAACAGGGTCAGCCACGAGTACGGCTACAGCTACAGCATCTCAGGACTTAACCACAAGTGCTGATTTACCAAGTATTCGAGAGGCCATCACTTTTCTAGGATCCGTAGTTAAGCTGCCTGCTCATCACTGCGAAAAAGTTCGGGTCGTTATTTTCCTCACGCGAGCGGCTGGCCTTGAAGCCACTGCTCACCAGTTTGAGTCGCCTGAAACAGCCATCCAGGTGCTCTCAGTTTTGGACACTTCCCTGGCCCAGCAATGCAGCACTGTTCGCCTAGAACTGCTCTTGAACGATGAAGCAATGGTGCAAACTTACCAAAAGTGGTTTGCGGGGTACGCCACCCGCTAG
- a CDS encoding nicotinate phosphoribosyltransferase, with product MEDPSLLISQDDYALLTDLYQLTMAACYVGEGLDQRRASFELFARRLPKGFGYLIAMGLTQALEYLTHLRFTAAQIESLKATGLFEQAPPQFWQLLAEAHFSGDVWAVPEGTAVFAQEPLLRVEAPLWQAQIAETYLLNTINYQTLVATRAARLRDVAGPKAVLLEFGTRRAFSPQGSVWAARAALAAGLNATSNVLAAVKLGQQPAGTMAHALVMALTAVEGSEDEAFTAFQRYFPNAPLLIDTYDTVAAAERLGRKVQRGEVQVTGVRIDSGDLVTLSKQVRSHLPHTQIFASGDLDEYEIARLKRAGAEIDGYGLGTRLVTGEPVNGVYKLVDIDGIPVMKSSDGKVTYPGRKQIFRRLQDGQVVGDRLGLMSDPVESDSFGIEQPLLQLVMQNGQMLQPARSLEQIAQTTAASVASLSAAVRDIEQPVAVAVEISASLQRLTEATQRRLSPEALV from the coding sequence ATGGAAGACCCCTCACTCCTAATTAGCCAGGACGACTACGCCCTGCTAACCGATCTGTACCAGCTGACAATGGCGGCCTGCTATGTCGGGGAAGGGCTCGATCAGCGGCGGGCCAGCTTTGAGCTGTTTGCCCGTAGGTTGCCGAAGGGCTTTGGCTATCTAATTGCGATGGGATTGACTCAGGCTCTAGAGTACTTGACTCATCTGCGCTTTACTGCGGCTCAAATTGAGTCACTCAAAGCGACGGGCCTGTTTGAGCAAGCCCCACCTCAGTTCTGGCAGCTGCTGGCAGAGGCCCACTTTAGCGGCGATGTCTGGGCAGTACCCGAAGGCACTGCTGTCTTTGCCCAGGAGCCTTTGCTGCGGGTAGAAGCTCCTCTATGGCAGGCCCAGATTGCCGAAACCTATCTGCTCAATACGATCAATTACCAAACGCTAGTGGCCACTCGTGCCGCTCGTTTGCGAGACGTGGCCGGGCCTAAAGCAGTTCTGCTAGAGTTCGGCACGCGCCGAGCCTTTAGCCCTCAAGGTTCGGTGTGGGCCGCACGAGCAGCCTTGGCAGCCGGGTTAAATGCGACTTCCAACGTGCTGGCAGCGGTAAAGCTGGGGCAGCAACCTGCTGGCACGATGGCCCATGCGCTGGTGATGGCGCTGACGGCAGTAGAGGGCAGTGAAGATGAAGCATTTACGGCCTTTCAACGGTATTTTCCCAATGCGCCCCTGCTGATTGATACCTACGATACGGTGGCTGCTGCTGAGCGACTGGGCCGCAAGGTGCAGCGCGGTGAGGTTCAAGTAACTGGCGTGCGGATTGACTCAGGCGATCTAGTGACGCTGTCGAAGCAGGTGCGATCGCATCTGCCCCACACTCAAATCTTCGCCAGCGGCGATCTCGATGAGTACGAAATTGCCCGCTTAAAACGGGCTGGAGCCGAGATTGACGGCTACGGCTTGGGGACTCGCCTAGTCACAGGAGAGCCGGTGAACGGAGTCTACAAGCTGGTGGATATCGACGGCATTCCAGTGATGAAATCGTCGGATGGCAAGGTCACGTATCCGGGCCGCAAGCAGATCTTCCGCCGCCTGCAAGACGGGCAGGTTGTAGGCGATCGCCTAGGGCTAATGAGCGATCCGGTAGAAAGTGACAGCTTTGGAATAGAGCAGCCTCTGCTGCAGTTGGTGATGCAAAATGGTCAGATGCTCCAACCTGCCCGTTCTCTAGAGCAAATCGCTCAGACCACAGCCGCATCGGTAGCTAGCCTGTCTGCGGCAGTCCGAGATATCGAGCAACCCGTTGCGGTTGCGGTTGAGATCTCGGCATCGCTCCAGCGGTTGACCGAAGCCACCCAGCGCCGTCTTTCGCCCGAAGCCTTGGTATAG
- a CDS encoding nicotinate-nucleotide adenylyltransferase — protein sequence MQIALFGTSADPPHQGHCAILCWLATRFDHVAVWTANNPFKAHQTDLADRFRMLELLIADLNVPPGTVQLHPELSHMRSIISIERARQKWPEAELTLVIGADLVHQLPHWYQAQEIFEAVKILVVPRPGYSLADSDFKELQRQGAVVEVAATPKQYDVSSSQYRDAEAAELPPAVRAYIEQNHLYSCPEDSREKLSVRKP from the coding sequence ATGCAAATCGCTCTTTTTGGAACCAGCGCCGATCCTCCTCACCAGGGACACTGTGCCATTCTTTGCTGGCTGGCAACTCGGTTTGACCATGTTGCTGTCTGGACGGCCAACAACCCTTTCAAAGCTCACCAAACGGATTTAGCCGATCGGTTTCGTATGCTGGAGCTGCTGATTGCAGATCTTAATGTGCCGCCGGGAACGGTGCAGCTTCACCCAGAGCTGAGTCACATGCGATCGATCATCAGCATTGAGCGGGCCAGGCAGAAATGGCCTGAGGCAGAATTGACTCTGGTAATCGGGGCTGATCTGGTGCATCAGCTGCCCCACTGGTACCAGGCCCAAGAGATTTTTGAAGCCGTCAAAATTCTGGTTGTGCCCCGTCCTGGCTATAGCCTGGCAGATTCAGACTTCAAGGAACTGCAGCGGCAGGGTGCGGTAGTTGAAGTGGCAGCCACTCCTAAACAGTACGATGTGTCATCTTCTCAGTACCGCGACGCTGAAGCCGCTGAGCTACCGCCTGCCGTTCGAGCTTACATTGAGCAAAACCACCTCTACTCATGCCCGGAAGACTCCAGAGAAAAACTATCAGTCAGGAAACCGTAG